One Pieris napi chromosome 24, ilPieNapi1.2, whole genome shotgun sequence DNA window includes the following coding sequences:
- the LOC125061827 gene encoding glycerophosphodiester phosphodiesterase GDPD6-like isoform X2, which translates to MPKRSDVATEMTIKLNARTGWILLIIGGLTIVSTSAAIIARTSSSNDPDKCLPTVIAHRGASGYIPEHTLGSYALAITMGADYVEPDLVMTKDGALIARHDNELGLTTNVAQHPEFANRHKTQTVDGAEISGWFTEDFTLAEIKTLRAIERIPDIRPGNARMDGVFEVPTFQEIIDLVKSIEISQKRSVGIYPEIKHGSHFKNLGLAMEQLVVDTFHSNGYTSQDSPAYIQSFEVGNLKELKKITNLRLLQLFESDKSSQPADQVILGTNLTYGNMSTPEGLVEVAKYAYAVGPDKSYVIPRNDDNTLGEATTFVKDAHAAGLKVHPYTFRAENSFLPKEFQSTDPAPSARGNLAGELRAYLEAGIDGMFSDQPDVPVGLRGKC; encoded by the exons ATGCCAAAAAGATCGGATGTTGCAACTGAAATG actataaaattaaacgcGCGTACAGGATGGATTCTATTAATAATTGGAGGACTAACTATAGTCTCTACGTCTGCGGCTATCATAGCGAGGACATCATCAAGCAATGATCCCGACAAATGTTTGCCAACTGTCATAGCACATAGAGGTGCCAGTGGGTATATACCAGAACATACCCTTGGTTCATATGCACTAGCCATTACAATGGGCGCAGACTACGTTGAACCCGATTTAGTCATGACAAAAGACGGAGCCCTTATCGCGAGACACGATAACGAACTTGGATTGACGACAAACGTGGCACAACATCCAGAATTCGCTAACAGACATAAAACTCAAACTGTAGACGGTGCAGAAATAAGTGGTTGGTTTACTGAAGACTTTACACTTGCAGAAATCAAAACACTTAGGGCTATCGAACGAATTCCAGATATAAGGCCCGGCAATGCGCGCATGGATGGCGTATTCGAAGTTCCTACATTCCAGGAAATCATTGATTTAGTTAAAAGCATAGAAATCTCACAAAAACGATCCGTCGGTATATATCCTGAGATTAAACATGGCAGTCATTTCAAGAATCTTGGTTTGGCGATGGAACAATTAGTAGTAGATACATTCCACAGTAATGGTTATACAAGCCAGGATTCTCCCGCCTATATCCAGTCGTTTGAAGTAGGCAATCTAAAGGAGCTAAAGAAAATTACAAATCTGCGCTTATTACAACTATTCGAAAGTGATAAAAGCTCTCAACCAGCTGATCAAGTAATTCTTGGCACTAATCTTACATATGGAAACATGTCTACACCAGAAGGGCTAGTAGAAGTTGCCAAATATGCATACGCTGTTGGACCAGATAAATCATACGTTATACCTAGGAATGATGATAATACACTTGGAGAAGCCACTACGTTTGTGAAAGATGCTCATGCAGCCGGGTTAAAAGTTCACCCATACACTTTTAGAGCGGAAAATTCTTTCTTACCGAAGGAATTTCAAAGCACTGATCCAGCACCTTCTGCCAGGGGAAACTTGGCCGGTGAGTTGAGAGCTTACCTTGAAGCCGGCATTGATGGTATGTTCTCAGACCAACCGGATGTGCCCGTCGGATTACGAGGTAAATGCTAG
- the LOC125061828 gene encoding glycerophosphodiester phosphodiesterase GDPD6-like has translation MMATFSVAIVYFVVLFTTEVFATYGQRPGPDDCEPVVVAHRGSSGYVTEHTLGSYALAVTQGADYVEPDLVMTKDGHLIARHENQLEKTTDITHRPEFADRYRSMSVLGVNISLGWFTEDFTLAEIKTLRTIEPIPLIRPGNTRMDGSMEVPTFQEIIDLVKGLEISQNRTIGIYPELKSGAYFRSIGLPMEQAVVDIFHRNGYIGPLAPVYIQSFEANSLRILKNITDLRLLQLIGRVSVQDKASMISPEGLKDIATYAHAIGPHKNHIIPRDFRNRLGTPTSLVIDAHDVGLKVHPYTFRAENAYLPVEFRSEDPADSALGNLDGELEAYLATGIDGLFIDQPDYLIRLKSRFCNRHL, from the coding sequence ATGATGGCTACATTTTCTGTAGCAATAGTGTATTTTGTTGTGCTTTTCACTACTGAAGTTTTCGCAACCTATGGTCAACGACCGGGACCCGATGACTGCGAACCAGTCGTGGTGGCTCACCGTGGTTCAAGCGGCTACGTTACCGAACACACATTAGGCTCATATGCGCTCGCTGTTACACAAGGCGCGGATTATGTGGAACCGGATCTCGTTATGACCAAAGACGGCCATTTGATTGCAAGACACGAAAACCAGTTAGAAAAAACTACAGACATTACTCACCGACCAGAGTTTGCTGATCGGTACCGCTCAATGTCTGTTCTAGGAGTTAACATTTCATTAGGATGGTTTACTGAAGATTTTACGCTTGCAGAAATCAAAACACTTAGGACCATTGAACCAATACCTCTAATCCGACCGGGAAATACTCGAATGGATGGTTCAATGGAAGTTCCGACATTTCAGGAAATCATAGATCTAGTAAAAGGATTAGAGATCAGTCAGAATCGCACTATTGGTATATATCCAGAACTGAAGAGTGGAGCCTATTTTCGATCTATAGGATTACCAATGGAACAAGCAGTGGTAGATATTTTTCACAGAAACGGCTACATTGGACCTCTTGCGCCGGTATACATACAATCGTTTGAAGCCAACAGCTTGAGAATATTGAAGAATATAACAGATCTGCGATTGCTGCAATTAATTGGACGAGTTTCAGTACAGGATAAAGCTAGCATGATATCACCAGAAGGCCTCAAAGATATTGCAACATACGCACATGCGATTGGACCCCATAAAAACCACATAATTCCTCGCGATTTCAGGAATAGACTTGGCACTCCCACATCTCTTGTTATTGATGCACATGACGTGGGACTGAAAGTTCATCCCTACACTTTTCGAGCTGAAAACGCTTATCTACCAGTGGAGTTTAGAAGCGAAGATCCTGCTGACAGTGCTCTGGGTAATTTGGATGGAGAATTGGAAGCATATCTAGCGACTGGAATCGatggtttatttattgatcAACCAGACTATCTTATTAGATTAAAGAGTCGTTTTTGTAACCGacatctataa
- the LOC125061827 gene encoding glycerophosphodiester phosphodiesterase GDPD6-like isoform X1, whose amino-acid sequence MPKRSDVATEMKTIKLNARTGWILLIIGGLTIVSTSAAIIARTSSSNDPDKCLPTVIAHRGASGYIPEHTLGSYALAITMGADYVEPDLVMTKDGALIARHDNELGLTTNVAQHPEFANRHKTQTVDGAEISGWFTEDFTLAEIKTLRAIERIPDIRPGNARMDGVFEVPTFQEIIDLVKSIEISQKRSVGIYPEIKHGSHFKNLGLAMEQLVVDTFHSNGYTSQDSPAYIQSFEVGNLKELKKITNLRLLQLFESDKSSQPADQVILGTNLTYGNMSTPEGLVEVAKYAYAVGPDKSYVIPRNDDNTLGEATTFVKDAHAAGLKVHPYTFRAENSFLPKEFQSTDPAPSARGNLAGELRAYLEAGIDGMFSDQPDVPVGLRGKC is encoded by the exons ATGCCAAAAAGATCGGATGTTGCAACTGAAATG AagactataaaattaaacgcGCGTACAGGATGGATTCTATTAATAATTGGAGGACTAACTATAGTCTCTACGTCTGCGGCTATCATAGCGAGGACATCATCAAGCAATGATCCCGACAAATGTTTGCCAACTGTCATAGCACATAGAGGTGCCAGTGGGTATATACCAGAACATACCCTTGGTTCATATGCACTAGCCATTACAATGGGCGCAGACTACGTTGAACCCGATTTAGTCATGACAAAAGACGGAGCCCTTATCGCGAGACACGATAACGAACTTGGATTGACGACAAACGTGGCACAACATCCAGAATTCGCTAACAGACATAAAACTCAAACTGTAGACGGTGCAGAAATAAGTGGTTGGTTTACTGAAGACTTTACACTTGCAGAAATCAAAACACTTAGGGCTATCGAACGAATTCCAGATATAAGGCCCGGCAATGCGCGCATGGATGGCGTATTCGAAGTTCCTACATTCCAGGAAATCATTGATTTAGTTAAAAGCATAGAAATCTCACAAAAACGATCCGTCGGTATATATCCTGAGATTAAACATGGCAGTCATTTCAAGAATCTTGGTTTGGCGATGGAACAATTAGTAGTAGATACATTCCACAGTAATGGTTATACAAGCCAGGATTCTCCCGCCTATATCCAGTCGTTTGAAGTAGGCAATCTAAAGGAGCTAAAGAAAATTACAAATCTGCGCTTATTACAACTATTCGAAAGTGATAAAAGCTCTCAACCAGCTGATCAAGTAATTCTTGGCACTAATCTTACATATGGAAACATGTCTACACCAGAAGGGCTAGTAGAAGTTGCCAAATATGCATACGCTGTTGGACCAGATAAATCATACGTTATACCTAGGAATGATGATAATACACTTGGAGAAGCCACTACGTTTGTGAAAGATGCTCATGCAGCCGGGTTAAAAGTTCACCCATACACTTTTAGAGCGGAAAATTCTTTCTTACCGAAGGAATTTCAAAGCACTGATCCAGCACCTTCTGCCAGGGGAAACTTGGCCGGTGAGTTGAGAGCTTACCTTGAAGCCGGCATTGATGGTATGTTCTCAGACCAACCGGATGTGCCCGTCGGATTACGAGGTAAATGCTAG